Proteins encoded by one window of Lathyrus oleraceus cultivar Zhongwan6 chromosome 1, CAAS_Psat_ZW6_1.0, whole genome shotgun sequence:
- the LOC127101795 gene encoding uncharacterized protein LOC127101795, translated as MNPERKSIHNYKFMEPPLAVLRGLGARLDLNHKDAFKEAYGNLLGILNTEVSITVVHTLVQFYDPPLSCFTFQDYQLAPTLEEYSHILGIRIKNQVPHILTKELPEYREIAEALHMGKKEIELNLKPKGGIHGFASKFLTDKAITFVEAGSWTAFNAHLALLIYGIVLFPNMEEFIDLASIRIFLTQNPIPTLLVDTYYSIHVRSQKKKGTIVCCTPLIYKWFISHLPSEGLFVENKDNLKWSQRIMSLKAETFLGVKEPELIKKIVKAWGSIYPQGRAEMGKKNCIAKEAYTIWVKSIVSEVLLPFPSEPSMNLQSPELENQPNSEMDELKKVIKTLEKENADLRSKLAKISLEKETLKFNLNQKRDRVRQADDEVQTEVFKRLKVGETLKGTYASLKTKKKQLAEAQYRDGKAELEHMEQMKKLQSLLEACKKELKDERSHNK; from the exons atGAATCCCGAGAGAAAGAGCATCCATAATTATAAGTTTATGGAACCTCCATTGGCTGTGTTGAGAGGACTTGGGGCACGTTTAGACCTGAATCACAAAGACGCCTTCAAGGAGGCATATGGTAACCTGCTGGGTATTCTGAACACCGAGGTCAGCATCACCGTTGTGCATAcattggtgcagttctacgatccacCACTAAGTTGCTTTACTTTCCAAGATTATCAGCTAGCTCCGACATTGGAAGAGTATTCTCATATTTTGGGTATTAGGATCAAGAACCAAGTGCCCCACATCCTCACTAAGGAACTTCCTGAATATCGAGAAATTGCTGAAGCCCTGCATATGGGAAAGAAGGAAATAGAATTGAACCTGAAACCAAAGGGTGGAATCCATGGCTTCGCCTCTAAGTTTCTCACGGATAAAGCTATCACGTTCGTCGAAGCTGGAAGCTGGACGGCCTTCAACGCCCATCTAGCTTTACTcatctatgggattgtcttgtttCCGAACATGGAGGAGTTCATAGACTTGGCCTCCATTCGCATCTTCTTGACTCAGAACCCGATTCCCACTCTTCTAGTTGATACTTATTATTCCATCCATGTAAGAAGCCAGAAGAAGAAAGGGACTATCGTCTGTTGCACCCCTTTAATTTATAAATGGTTTATTTCGCATCTACCCAGTGAAGGTCTTTTTGTCGAGAACAAAGATAACTTGAAATGGTCCCAGAGGATCATGTCCTTAAAAGCCGAAACATTCCTTG GAGTCAAAGAGCCAGAGTTGATCAAGAAGATTGTCAAGGCTTGGGGGTCGATTTATCCACAAGGAAGAGCAGAGATGGGTAAGAAGAACTGTATCGCCAAGGAAGCTTACACCATTTGGGTCAAAAGCATTGTCAGTGAGGTCTTATTGCCGTTCCCGTCCGAACCATCCATGAACCTCCAATCTCCTGAGCTAGAGAACCAGCCAAATTCTGAGATGGATGAGTTGAAGAAGGTTATCAAGACTCTAGAGAAAGAAAATGCCGATCTCAGATCTAAGCTTGCTAAGATCTCATTAGAGAAAGAGACCTTGAAATTCAATCTGAATCAGAAGAGAGACCGAGTTCGTCAAGCCGATGATGAGGTACAGACAGAGGTTTTCAAAAGACTCAAAGTGGGTGAAACTCTCAAAGGGACTTATGCCAGCCTGAAAACCAAAAAGAAGCAGTTAGCCGAAGCCCAATACCGAGATGGTAAAGCAGAACTAGAACACATGGAGCAAATGAAGAAACTTCAAAGCCTGCTAGAAGCTTGTAAGaaagagttgaaggatgagaGAAGCCATAACAAATAG